A DNA window from Entelurus aequoreus isolate RoL-2023_Sb linkage group LG24, RoL_Eaeq_v1.1, whole genome shotgun sequence contains the following coding sequences:
- the prrt4a gene encoding proline-rich transmembrane protein 4: protein MTYALGIAPHCARGGGGLSHVYAGKRGEGATQERVDTTQSESGYAAFDMFAEPADEAVFTMLSPRTLYQLSLFFWWLLSLHVPVLTGEHAQEKPADRTLGWGSVPEENMLPRSSGWGDDQQGVWGEYRPTESGGELTQPQPLTANESVLYPTKPGGQQSWDQPPDRQVHSGPPSPNGPTEDFTGNTRSDKRTGTTRRRPNVTTKDGIEDVVPIRGSNVETERDASTDADDEKKFPKTNDPLQTDDNSNNTSVKPWGTTSPTWTPIYLDGFTPSDSMGPAVAHSAALFVPLYSDWNSALATWGFAWEAHIYGLGSVFAVFGLISVVCLLGLPCRCPSGIPYFTLLHLFLLGFTGIQAFCLIYDAYGHQDDLPPLSSLLLSQLTFPCLTSAFSLAFFIISLRSRKRLSLSLAISPSLSALPKPCLLLSLTLMHFGVSLGCVGLLQLYPSLPAIILLFPLGVFVCLTLFLSCSYVIFYCLIQIDTKHVYRLNDNGECGVSPEMIQPTSCPFAKVDDWGRAAGAGVGAALCLLGCGGLQLYGFLHALGMGGVESYGFRPWPWWGYQVGCRLCEAGVCLGLSLIGTHPLFCHTKSFKNHPRPGSWSRLSGGSPSRGTTLPSPGSAHSPVLSLSQDQPENMVVYDVTTRGQSEVLPLTSMVDPPRNGFGCVSKPHQNQAAFPHKHTSPLHKPKNAPEFQLPSQISLGLGADSTGDLQPPSPIDLSRSIDQALFSDSLFTHSIFGLPRLFSSSSSHSLESPKQGTSKQGSASLGGSIYRTSSCGYLVQDKTQPTQPQVLLKSLNNKPPISQEQFDWKGSVSGSTLGLCSKHKETVKPRSNSWANRGQHMAQNSLPHAIPHLSYHRRYRTLSVASKDGLGCARLAGTKRLSESKQLEWDMAAQAEFVNVCRQIDAFSICSDTIDL from the exons ATGACATACGCTT TGGGTATAGCCCCACACTGTGCAAGAGGAGGTGGGGGTCTGTCCCATGTGTACGCTGGCAAGAGAGGGGAGGGAGCGACACAAGAGCGTGTAGACACTACGCAGTCAGAGAGCGGCTATGCAGCGTTCGACATGTTCGCAGAACCTGCTGATGAG GCGG TCTTCACCATGCTTTCTCCACGGACCCTTTACCAGCTCTCGCTCTTTTTCTGGTGGCTTCTCTCTTTGCACGTCCCAGTCCTAACCGGGGAACATGCCCAGGAGAAACCGGCTGACAGAACTCTCGGATGGGGTTCGGTTCCTGAGGAAAACATGCTTCCACGCTCCTCCGGTTGGGGAGATGATCAGCAGGGAGTTTGGGGGGAATATAGGCCAACAGAAAGTGGCGGAGAACTCACTCAACCTCAACCTCTGACTGCGAATGAATCCGTGCTGTATCCCACAAAGCCTGGAGGACAACAGAGCTGGGACCAACCACCTGACAGGCAGGTTCATTCCGGTCCACCTTCGCCAAATGGTCCAACTGAGGATTTTACAGGCAACACTAGATCTGACAAGAGAACCGGAACCACCAGGAGGAGACCGAATGTCACAACAAAGGACGGTATAGAGGATGTAGTTCCGATCAGGGGATCTAACGTGGAGACAGAAAGGG ATGCCTCAACAGATGCTGATGATGAGAAGAAATTCCCAAAGACTAATGACCCTCTCCAGACAGACGACAACAGTAACAACACATCAGTCAAACCCTGGGGAACAACCTCCCCAACATGGACCCCCATCTACCTTGATGGTTTCACACCCAGTGACTCGATGGGTCCCGCTGTGGCTCACAGCGCTGCCCTTTTTGTGCCTTTGTACTCAGACTGGAACTCTGCCTTGGCCACATGGGGATTTGCTTGGGAAGCCCACATCTATGGTCTTGGGTCGGTCTTTGCGGTATTCGGCCTGATCTCTGTGGTCTGCTTGTTAGGACTGCCTTGCCGGTGTCCTTCTGGAATCCCTTACTTCACCCTCCTGCACTTGTTCCTCCTAGGATTCACAGGAATTCAGGCTTTCTGTTTGATTTATGATGCCTACGGTCACCAAGATGATCTTCCACCTCTAAGCTCTCTTCTGCTCTCTCAACTTACCTTCCCTTGTTTGACATCCGCGTTCTCTCTGGCCTTCTTTATTATTTCCCTGCGTTCACGCAAGCGTCTTTCCCTTTCACTCGCCATCTCCCCCTCACTCTCTGCCCTCCCCAAACCTTGCTTGTTACTGTCTTTAACCTTGATGCACTTTGGGGTTTCTCTGGGCTGTGTTGGCCTTCTTCAACTCTACCCTAGCCTCCCCGCTATCATTCTTCTGTTCCCTCTCGGTGTGTTTGTGTGCCTCACACTCTTCCTCTCGTGCTCTTACGTGATCTTTTACTGTCTAATACAAATTGACACAAAACACGTCTATAGACTGAATGACAATGGGGAGTGTGGAGTATCTCCTGAGATGATTCAACCCACAAGTTGCCCCTTTGCCAAAGTGGATGATTGGGGTAGGGCGGCAGGTGCTGGAGTCGGGGCCGCCTTGTGTTTGTTAGGttgtggaggtctacaactttatGGATTTTTACATGCCCTGGGTATGGGCGGGGTGGAAAGCTATGGTTTCCGACCCTGGCCTTGGTGGGGCTATCAGGTGGGATGTCGGCTATGTGAGGCTGGCGTGTGCCTCGGTTTGTCCCTCATTGGCACGCATCCTTTGTTTTGTCACACCAAGTCCTTCAAGAACCATCCCAGACCAGGATCTTGGTCCCGACTGTCCGGCGGCTCTCCCTCTCGAGGTACCACCCTGCCCTCACCAGGTAGTGCACATTCTCCTGTGCTTTCCTTGTCACAAGACCAACCAGAAAATATGGTAGTGTATGATGTCACCACAAGGGGACAGTCAGAAGTTCTTCCTTTAACCTCCATGGTGGATCCTCCTAGAAATGGATTTGGTTGTGTCTCAAAGCCTCACCAAAACCAAGCTGCTtttccacacaaacacacaagtcCACTTCACAAGCCTAAAAATGCACCGGAATTCCAGCTACCTTCCCAGATAAGTCTTGGTCTCGGAGCTGACTCTACCGGGGACTTACAGCCTCCATCTCCTATAGATTTATCTCGCAGCATTGACCAGGCTTTGTTCAGTGACTCCCTATTCACTCACAGTATTTTCGGTTTGCCAAGACTCTTTTCTAGTTCCTCCAGCCATTCACTGGAATCTCCCAAGCAAGGTACTTCAAAACAAGGCTCTGCCTCATTGGGAGGTTCTATTTACAGAACCTCTTCCTGTGGATATTTGGTTCAAGATAAAACTCAACCTACCCAGCCTCAAGTTTTACTTAAGTCCCTCAACAACAAACCACCAATATCACAAGAGCAGTTTGACTGGAAAGGGAGCGTCTCTGGATCAACTTTGGGTCTGTGCAGTAAACACAAAGAGACAGTAAAGCCGCGATCCAATTCCTGGGCCAACAGAGGGCAGCACATGGCGCAGAACAGCCTTCCACACGCCATCCCTCACTTGTCTTATCACAGACGTTACCGAACTTTGAGCGTTGCTTCCAAAGACGGCTTGGGATGCGCACGACTGGCAGGGACTAAAAGACTGAGTGAGAGCAAACAGCTAGAATGGGATATGGCTGCCCAAGCAGAGTTTGTCAAtgtgtgcaggcaaattgatGCTTTTAGCATTTGCAGTGACACCATTGATTTGTAA